The following proteins are encoded in a genomic region of Oncorhynchus keta strain PuntledgeMale-10-30-2019 chromosome 6, Oket_V2, whole genome shotgun sequence:
- the LOC118370630 gene encoding mediator of RNA polymerase II transcription subunit 22 isoform X2: MASQRALPQSKESLLQNYNKRLKDDIRSILDNLTEIIKTAKVEDETQVSRATQAEQDHYEMHVRAANIVRAGESLMKLVSDLKQFLILNDFPSVNEAISLQNQQLRSLQEECDKKLTSLRDEIAIDLYELEEEYYSSRYK, from the exons ATGGCAAGCCAAAGAGCGCTACCTCAAAGCAAGGAGAGCCTTCTTCAGAACTACAACAAAAGACTGAAGGATGACATTAGGTCCATTCTAGACAACCTCACAGAAATCATCAAAACTGCAAAG GTAGAGGATGAGACACAGGTCTCTCGGGCTACACAGGCTGAGCAGGACCATTATGAgatgcatgtcagagcagccaacata GTGCGTGCGGGCGAGTCCCTGATGAAACTGGTGTCGGACCTGAAACAGTTCCTGATCCTCAACGACTTCCCGTCAGTCAACGAGGCCATCAGCCTGCAGAACCAGCAGCTGCGTTCGCTGCAGGAGGAGTGCGACAAGAAGCTCACCTCTCTCCGCGACGAGATCGCCATCGACCTGTACGAGCTAGAGGAAGAATATTACTCCTCCAGGTACAAGTAG
- the LOC118370630 gene encoding mediator of RNA polymerase II transcription subunit 22 isoform X1 encodes MASQRALPQSKESLLQNYNKRLKDDIRSILDNLTEIIKTAKVEDETQVSRATQAEQDHYEMHVRAANIVRAGESLMKLVSDLKQFLILNDFPSVNEAISLQNQQLRSLQEECDKKLTSLRDEIAIDLYELEEEYYSSSYSQWDSTDLPLCEAYRRRDSWASPDGGDTSRSAQEGVEDTDGPTSQETTPKHNLNGHGTTGAIDEP; translated from the exons ATGGCAAGCCAAAGAGCGCTACCTCAAAGCAAGGAGAGCCTTCTTCAGAACTACAACAAAAGACTGAAGGATGACATTAGGTCCATTCTAGACAACCTCACAGAAATCATCAAAACTGCAAAG GTAGAGGATGAGACACAGGTCTCTCGGGCTACACAGGCTGAGCAGGACCATTATGAgatgcatgtcagagcagccaacata GTGCGTGCGGGCGAGTCCCTGATGAAACTGGTGTCGGACCTGAAACAGTTCCTGATCCTCAACGACTTCCCGTCAGTCAACGAGGCCATCAGCCTGCAGAACCAGCAGCTGCGTTCGCTGCAGGAGGAGTGCGACAAGAAGCTCACCTCTCTCCGCGACGAGATCGCCATCGACCTGTACGAGCTAGAGGAAGAATATTACTCCTCCAG CTACAGTCAGTGGGACAGTACGGACCTGCCTCTGTGCGAGGCCTACCGGCGCCGGGACAGTTGGGCGTCCCCGGATGGGGGTGACACATCTAGATCAGCCCAGGAGGGCGTGGAGGACACAGACGGACCCACCTCACAGGAAACTACCCCCAAACACAACTTAAACGGTCACGGGACCACTGGCGCGATAGATGAGCCCTAA